A single genomic interval of Acidimicrobiales bacterium harbors:
- the fusA gene encoding elongation factor G: MAATFKREFPLAKTRNIGIMAHIDAGKTTTTERILFYTGRNYKIGEVHEGAATMDWMVQEQERGITITSAATTCRWRDCWINLIDTPGHVDFTIEVERSLRVLDGAVAVFDAVAGVEPQTETVWRQANKYDVPRFCFVNKMDRMGANFERTVEMIKDRLDATPAVIHLPIGSEAEFRGIVDVVRMQALVWPEDGLGEVFTVEAIPEALVKSAEEARHELVDVLSHFDDNILGKFVGEEEITADDLQHALRVGTIGNHVVPVLCGSAFKNKGVQPLLDAVVDYLPSPLDIPAAPGISPKGEEIFRDATDEESFSALAFKIQSDPYVGKLTYVRVYSGTLEKGSAVFNSTKDKRERIGRILQMHANHREDKDVVFAGDIIAVVGLKATTTGDTLCDPAHPIVLEALEFPEPVIHVAVEPKTKADQDKLGKALFSLSEEDPTFRVRTDEETGQTVISGMGELHLEVLVDRMLREFSVDANVGKPQVAYRETVRNKVEKVEERFIRQTGGHGQYGHVVITLEPTGPGGGYEFVDKITGGAIPKEYIPAVDAGIREATESGVLAGYPMVDMRVTLTYGSYHDVDSSEMAFKIAGSMAFKKAARQAHPVLLEPIMAVEVVTPEDYMGDVIGDLSARRGRIEGMEQRGSSHVIRALVPLSDMFGYATDLRSRTQGRATYTMQFNSYQEVSESIAREIIARATGE; the protein is encoded by the coding sequence ATGGCCGCCACTTTCAAACGGGAGTTCCCCCTCGCCAAGACCCGAAACATCGGGATCATGGCGCACATCGACGCCGGAAAGACCACGACGACCGAGCGGATCCTCTTCTACACCGGCCGCAACTACAAGATCGGCGAGGTGCACGAGGGTGCCGCGACCATGGACTGGATGGTCCAGGAGCAAGAGCGCGGCATCACCATCACCTCCGCGGCGACGACCTGCCGCTGGCGGGACTGCTGGATCAACCTCATCGACACCCCCGGCCACGTCGACTTCACGATCGAGGTCGAACGCTCACTGCGCGTCCTCGACGGTGCGGTCGCCGTCTTCGACGCGGTCGCCGGCGTGGAGCCGCAGACCGAGACGGTGTGGCGGCAGGCGAACAAGTACGACGTCCCCCGCTTCTGCTTCGTCAACAAGATGGACCGGATGGGCGCCAATTTCGAGCGCACCGTCGAGATGATCAAGGACCGCCTCGACGCGACGCCGGCGGTGATCCACCTGCCGATCGGCTCCGAGGCGGAGTTCCGGGGGATCGTCGACGTCGTCCGCATGCAGGCGCTCGTCTGGCCGGAGGACGGCCTCGGCGAGGTCTTCACCGTCGAGGCGATCCCCGAGGCGCTCGTGAAGAGCGCCGAGGAGGCCCGTCACGAGCTCGTCGACGTGCTCAGCCACTTCGACGACAACATCCTCGGGAAGTTCGTCGGCGAAGAGGAGATCACCGCCGACGACCTGCAGCACGCGTTGCGCGTCGGGACGATCGGCAACCACGTGGTCCCGGTGCTGTGCGGCTCGGCCTTCAAGAACAAGGGCGTGCAGCCCCTCCTCGACGCGGTCGTCGACTACCTCCCCTCGCCGCTCGACATCCCCGCCGCGCCGGGGATCAGCCCGAAGGGCGAGGAGATCTTCCGCGACGCCACCGACGAAGAGTCCTTCTCCGCGCTCGCCTTCAAGATCCAGAGCGACCCCTACGTCGGCAAGCTCACCTACGTGCGCGTCTACTCCGGGACCCTCGAGAAGGGCTCCGCGGTCTTCAACTCGACCAAGGACAAGCGCGAGCGCATCGGCCGCATCCTGCAGATGCACGCCAACCACCGCGAGGACAAGGACGTCGTCTTCGCCGGCGATATCATCGCCGTCGTCGGCCTGAAGGCGACGACCACCGGTGACACGCTCTGCGACCCGGCGCACCCGATCGTCCTCGAGGCGCTCGAGTTCCCCGAGCCGGTGATCCACGTCGCCGTCGAGCCGAAGACCAAGGCCGACCAGGACAAGCTCGGCAAGGCCCTCTTCTCGCTCTCCGAGGAGGACCCGACCTTCCGCGTCCGCACCGACGAGGAGACCGGACAGACGGTCATCTCCGGGATGGGCGAACTGCACCTCGAGGTGCTCGTCGACCGGATGCTGCGCGAGTTCAGCGTCGACGCGAACGTCGGAAAGCCCCAGGTCGCCTACCGCGAGACGGTGCGCAACAAGGTCGAGAAGGTGGAGGAGCGCTTCATCCGCCAGACCGGCGGCCACGGCCAGTACGGCCACGTGGTGATCACCCTCGAGCCGACGGGCCCCGGCGGCGGCTACGAGTTCGTCGACAAGATCACCGGTGGCGCGATCCCGAAGGAGTACATCCCGGCGGTCGACGCGGGCATCCGCGAGGCGACCGAGTCGGGCGTCCTCGCCGGCTATCCGATGGTCGACATGCGCGTCACGCTCACCTACGGCTCCTACCACGACGTCGACTCCTCGGAGATGGCCTTCAAGATCGCCGGCTCGATGGCCTTCAAGAAGGCCGCCCGGCAGGCGCACCCGGTCCTCCTCGAGCCGATCATGGCGGTCGAGGTCGTGACGCCCGAGGACTACATGGGTGACGTGATCGGCGACCTCTCGGCGCGGCGCGGCCGCATCGAGGGCATGGAGCAGCGGGGCTCGAGCCACGTGATCCGCGCCCTGGTTCCCCTCTCGGACATGTTCGGCTACGCTACTGACCTGCGCTCGCGCACCCAGGGTCGGGCGACCTACACGATGCAGTTCAACTCCTACCAGGAGGTCTCCGAGTCGATCGCCCGGGAGATCATCGCCCGGGCGACGGGGGAATGA
- the rplC gene encoding 50S ribosomal protein L3 produces MATKAIVGEKVGMTQVFDDEHRAIPVTVLRVEPVRVVQVKTKEKEGYEALQVTYGVRAEHALTKPESGHFKKNSVSPGKRLVELRLDDTSGYEIGQEIDAGILAAGEKVDVTAISRGKGFAGGMERHNFKGQGASHGNHKHHRAPGSIGACATPARVFKGTKMAGHLGHEKVTTLNLEVVAADADRSLVLVKGAVPGPRGALVLIRNAVKGGGR; encoded by the coding sequence ATGGCAACCAAAGCGATCGTCGGCGAGAAGGTCGGCATGACGCAGGTGTTCGACGACGAGCACCGGGCCATTCCTGTCACGGTGCTGCGCGTCGAGCCGGTCCGTGTCGTGCAGGTGAAGACCAAGGAGAAGGAGGGCTACGAGGCCCTCCAGGTGACCTACGGCGTGCGCGCTGAGCACGCCCTCACCAAGCCTGAGTCGGGCCACTTCAAGAAGAACTCCGTGAGCCCTGGCAAGCGCCTCGTCGAGCTGCGCCTCGACGACACCTCCGGTTACGAGATCGGCCAGGAGATCGACGCCGGCATCCTCGCCGCCGGCGAGAAGGTCGACGTCACCGCGATCTCCAGGGGCAAGGGCTTCGCGGGCGGCATGGAGCGCCACAACTTCAAAGGCCAGGGCGCCTCGCACGGCAACCACAAGCACCACCGTGCGCCGGGCTCGATCGGCGCCTGCGCCACGCCGGCGCGTGTCTTCAAGGGCACGAAGATGGCCGGTCACCTCGGCCACGAGAAGGTGACGACCCTCAACTTGGAGGTCGTCGCAGCCGATGCCGACCGCTCGCTCGTCCTCGTGAAGGGTGCCGTCCCCGGCCCCCGCGGTGCCCTCGTGCTGATCCGCAACGCGGTGAAGGGAGGCGGTCGATGA
- the rpsL gene encoding 30S ribosomal protein S12, translating into MPTIAQLVRKGRSTKRSKSKTPALRGAPQRRGVCTRVYTTTPKKPNSALRKVARVRLTSGIEVTAYIPGVGHNLQEHSIVLVRGGRVKDLPGVRYKIVRGSLDTSGVRDRAQARSRYGAKKES; encoded by the coding sequence GTGCCCACCATCGCTCAGCTCGTCCGGAAGGGCCGGTCGACAAAGCGTTCGAAGTCCAAGACGCCGGCGCTGCGAGGCGCCCCGCAGCGTCGCGGCGTCTGCACGCGCGTCTACACCACGACCCCGAAGAAGCCGAACTCGGCGCTGCGCAAGGTGGCACGCGTGCGACTGACGAGCGGCATCGAGGTCACCGCCTACATCCCCGGCGTCGGCCACAACCTCCAGGAGCACTCGATCGTGCTCGTGCGCGGCGGCCGGGTGAAGGACCTCCCGGGCGTCCGCTACAAGATCGTCCGCGGCAGCCTCGACACGTCGGGGGTGCGCGACCGCGCCCAGGCCCGCAGCCGCTACGGCGCGAAGAAGGAGTCCTAA
- a CDS encoding AbrB/MazE/SpoVT family DNA-binding domain-containing protein → METTIDSAGRIVVPKPLRDALGLEPGTTVDISSYGAGLTLIPHSRTAKLVHEGGYLVAEGDRPISDDDVFALIDAGRR, encoded by the coding sequence ATGGAAACGACAATCGATTCCGCGGGCCGAATCGTCGTCCCGAAACCACTGCGGGACGCGCTGGGGCTGGAACCGGGAACAACGGTGGACATCTCGTCCTACGGCGCGGGTCTGACCCTCATCCCCCACAGCCGCACAGCGAAGCTCGTACACGAGGGCGGCTACCTCGTCGCAGAGGGAGACCGGCCCATAAGTGACGACGATGTCTTTGCATTGATCGATGCCGGCCGTCGCTGA
- the tuf gene encoding elongation factor Tu, with amino-acid sequence MAKQKFERTKPHVNVGTMGHIDHGKTTLTAAITKVLHDHNPTVAFTAFDQIDKAPEEKARGITISIAHVEYETDKRHYAHVDMPGHADYIKNMITGAAQVDGAILVVSAADGPMPQTREHVLLARQVGVPSIVVARNKADMVDDEELLDLVELEVRELLNEYEFPGDDTPVVRVSALKALEGDADAAAGIMQLMDAVDSFIPEPVRDIDRPFLMSVEDVMTITGRGTVVTGRIEQGQVKVGEEVEIVGLRTTQKTVVTGVEMFRKLLDSGQAGDNVGILLRGTKKEEVERGQVLCKPGSITPHTNFDANVYILTKEEGGRHKPFFTNYRPQFYFRTTDVTGTISLPEGTEMIMPGDNTEMTVELQKPIAMDEGLRFAIREGGRTVGAGRVVKILK; translated from the coding sequence ATGGCAAAGCAGAAGTTCGAGCGCACGAAGCCGCACGTCAACGTCGGGACGATGGGCCACATCGACCATGGCAAGACGACGCTGACGGCCGCGATCACGAAGGTCCTCCACGACCACAACCCGACCGTCGCCTTCACCGCGTTCGACCAGATCGACAAGGCCCCCGAAGAGAAGGCCCGTGGGATCACGATCTCGATCGCCCACGTCGAGTACGAGACCGACAAGCGCCACTACGCGCACGTCGACATGCCGGGCCACGCCGACTACATCAAGAACATGATCACCGGCGCCGCCCAGGTCGACGGCGCGATCCTCGTCGTCTCCGCCGCCGACGGCCCGATGCCCCAGACCCGTGAGCACGTGCTGCTCGCCCGCCAGGTCGGCGTCCCGTCGATCGTCGTCGCCCGCAACAAGGCCGACATGGTCGACGACGAGGAGCTCCTCGACCTCGTCGAGCTCGAGGTGCGCGAGCTGCTGAACGAGTACGAGTTCCCCGGCGACGACACTCCCGTGGTGCGAGTCTCCGCGCTGAAGGCCCTCGAGGGCGACGCGGACGCCGCCGCCGGGATCATGCAGCTGATGGACGCGGTCGACTCCTTCATCCCCGAGCCCGTCCGCGACATCGACCGTCCCTTCCTCATGTCGGTCGAGGACGTGATGACGATCACCGGCCGTGGCACGGTCGTCACCGGCCGCATCGAGCAGGGGCAGGTGAAGGTCGGTGAGGAGGTCGAGATCGTCGGCCTGCGCACCACCCAGAAGACCGTGGTCACCGGCGTCGAGATGTTCCGCAAGCTCCTCGACTCCGGCCAGGCGGGCGACAACGTCGGCATCCTCCTCCGTGGCACGAAGAAGGAGGAGGTCGAGCGGGGTCAGGTGCTCTGCAAGCCGGGCTCGATCACCCCTCACACCAACTTCGACGCCAACGTCTACATCCTCACCAAGGAGGAGGGCGGCCGTCACAAGCCGTTCTTCACCAACTACCGCCCGCAGTTCTACTTCCGCACCACCGACGTCACCGGCACGATCAGCCTCCCCGAGGGGACCGAGATGATCATGCCGGGCGACAACACCGAGATGACGGTCGAGCTGCAGAAGCCGATCGCCATGGATGAGGGCCTTCGCTTCGCGATCCGGGAGGGCGGCCGTACGGTCGGCGCCGGTCGTGTTGTGAAGATCCTCAAGTAG
- the rplW gene encoding 50S ribosomal protein L23 → MSDRTVLLRPVISEKSYGLMDGGAYVFVVDPRASKLQIRQAVEEAFSVRVASVNTLNRKGKRKRNRKRATFGTRPDTKRAIVRLAGDDRIELFES, encoded by the coding sequence GTGAGCGACCGCACCGTGCTGCTGCGCCCCGTGATCTCGGAGAAGTCCTACGGGCTGATGGACGGGGGCGCCTACGTCTTCGTCGTCGACCCCCGCGCCTCCAAGTTGCAGATCCGCCAGGCGGTCGAAGAGGCCTTCTCCGTGCGGGTCGCCTCGGTCAACACCTTGAACCGCAAGGGCAAGCGCAAGCGCAACCGCAAGCGCGCGACCTTCGGCACCCGCCCGGACACCAAGCGAGCGATCGTCCGCCTTGCCGGCGACGACCGCATCGAGCTGTTCGAGAGCTAG
- a CDS encoding PIN domain-containing protein has protein sequence MPAVADPSLSVDTSLALPLLLRNHEAHQRSTEWRAGRRLSIAGHAWIETYAVLTRLPGAARLLPGDAVRLLKSNFSEPLPPSPHLLANAVELFATAGIAGGATYDGWIALAALEHQVVLASRDLRAESTYRRLGVEVELVI, from the coding sequence ATGCCGGCCGTCGCTGATCCGTCGCTCTCGGTCGACACCAGCCTGGCCCTGCCGCTTTTGCTTCGCAATCATGAAGCGCATCAGCGATCGACCGAGTGGCGAGCAGGACGTCGGCTATCAATCGCTGGTCACGCCTGGATCGAAACCTACGCCGTGCTCACTCGGCTCCCCGGAGCTGCTCGGCTCTTGCCAGGCGACGCCGTGAGGCTGCTGAAGTCGAATTTTTCGGAGCCCCTACCCCCATCCCCTCACCTGCTTGCCAACGCGGTTGAGCTCTTCGCCACCGCAGGCATCGCCGGTGGAGCCACCTACGACGGCTGGATTGCGCTCGCAGCACTGGAACATCAAGTCGTATTGGCCAGCCGGGACCTCCGAGCGGAGAGCACCTACCGTCGCCTCGGGGTCGAGGTCGAACTCGTAATCTAG
- the rplB gene encoding 50S ribosomal protein L2: MAVRKRKPTSPGRRFQSVSDFSEITKSRPERTLVVPLPSSGGRNSYGRKTARHRGGGHKRQYRIVDFWRNKDGVPAKVAAIEYDPNRNARIALLHYFDGEKRYILAPRNVVVGDVLQSGQGAEIRPGNALPMRYIPVGSVVHNVELKPGGGGKIARGAGMSVQLVAKEGSFATLRLPSTEMRRVPIDCRATLGEVGNAEAELLSIGKAGRNRWKGVRPQSRGVAMNPVDHPLGGGEGKTSGGRHPVSPWGKPEGRTRPRRKSSDSMIIRRRRSRGARR, translated from the coding sequence ATGGCAGTGCGCAAGCGCAAGCCGACCAGCCCCGGTCGGCGTTTCCAGTCGGTCTCCGACTTCTCCGAGATCACCAAGAGCCGCCCCGAGCGCACGCTCGTCGTGCCGCTGCCCTCCTCGGGTGGGCGCAACAGCTACGGCCGCAAGACCGCCCGCCACCGCGGCGGCGGCCACAAGCGGCAGTACCGGATCGTCGACTTCTGGCGGAACAAGGATGGCGTCCCCGCCAAGGTCGCGGCGATCGAGTACGACCCGAACCGCAACGCGCGAATCGCCCTGCTGCACTACTTCGACGGCGAGAAGCGCTACATCCTCGCCCCCCGCAACGTCGTGGTCGGTGACGTGCTGCAGTCGGGCCAGGGCGCCGAGATCCGCCCCGGCAACGCGCTGCCGATGCGCTACATCCCCGTCGGCTCGGTCGTGCACAACGTCGAGCTGAAGCCGGGCGGCGGCGGCAAGATCGCGCGCGGCGCGGGGATGAGCGTCCAGCTCGTCGCCAAGGAAGGCTCCTTCGCCACCCTCCGCCTCCCTTCGACCGAGATGCGCCGGGTGCCGATCGACTGCCGGGCGACCCTCGGCGAGGTCGGCAACGCCGAGGCCGAGCTGCTCTCGATCGGCAAGGCCGGCCGCAACCGCTGGAAGGGCGTCCGCCCTCAGAGCCGCGGTGTGGCGATGAACCCCGTCGACCACCCGCTCGGTGGCGGCGAGGGCAAGACCTCGGGTGGTCGCCACCCGGTCTCGCCCTGGGGCAAGCCGGAAGGACGCACGCGCCCGCGTCGCAAGTCCTCCGATTCGATGATCATCCGCCGTCGCCGCAGCCGCGGCGCCAGGCGCTGA
- the rpsG gene encoding 30S ribosomal protein S7, with the protein MPRKGPAERRELLPDPVHRSVLVTQLINKILSRGKRSLAERVVYDALEVVGEKTGGDAIATLKRALDNTRPELEVKSRRVGGATYQVPIEVRPRRATTLSIRWLVAYARERRERTMALRLANEILDAANGLGAAVKRKEDLHKMAESNKAFAHYRW; encoded by the coding sequence ATGCCCCGCAAAGGCCCCGCAGAGCGCCGCGAGCTGCTGCCCGACCCGGTCCACCGCTCGGTCCTCGTCACCCAGCTGATCAACAAGATCCTCTCGCGCGGCAAGCGCAGCCTCGCCGAGCGCGTCGTCTACGACGCCCTCGAGGTGGTGGGGGAGAAGACCGGCGGCGACGCGATCGCGACGCTGAAGCGGGCACTCGACAACACCCGCCCCGAGCTCGAGGTGAAGTCGCGCCGCGTCGGTGGCGCCACCTACCAGGTCCCGATCGAGGTACGGCCGCGGCGCGCGACCACCCTCTCGATCCGCTGGCTCGTCGCCTACGCGCGTGAGCGCCGCGAGCGCACGATGGCGCTCCGCCTCGCGAACGAGATCCTCGACGCCGCGAACGGCCTCGGTGCCGCGGTGAAGCGCAAAGAGGACCTGCACAAGATGGCGGAGTCCAACAAGGCTTTCGCCCACTACCGCTGGTAG
- the rpsJ gene encoding 30S ribosomal protein S10: MAGQRIRIRLKAYDHEIVDQSTKKIVETVLRTQAKVRGPVPLPTEKHRYTVIRSPHKYKDSREHFEMRIHKRLVDIVEHTPKTVDSLQRLDLPAGVDIEIKIQTA; the protein is encoded by the coding sequence ATGGCGGGCCAGCGGATCAGGATCCGACTGAAGGCGTACGACCACGAGATCGTCGACCAGTCGACGAAGAAGATCGTGGAGACGGTGCTGCGCACCCAGGCCAAGGTCCGTGGACCGGTGCCGCTCCCGACGGAGAAGCACCGCTACACGGTGATCCGCTCGCCCCACAAGTACAAGGACAGCCGCGAGCATTTCGAGATGCGCATCCACAAGCGCCTCGTCGACATCGTGGAGCACACCCCGAAGACGGTCGACTCGCTCCAACGCCTCGACCTCCCCGCCGGTGTCGACATCGAGATCAAGATACAGACCGCCTAA
- the rplD gene encoding 50S ribosomal protein L4: MTATTTELAAPVLERRSMSGEVLGSVQLDPTIFGVAVNVPLLHQVITAQLANRRSGTQSTKTRAEVAGGSSKPFRQKGTGNARQGSIRAPHYSGGGVAHGPKPRSYAQRTPKKMVQAALRCALSDRARAGELRLVDALTFESPKTKDAIATLAALECEGRVLVVLAKGEDSALRSFRNLSYVVTLPTDQLTAYDVLGADVVVFTDDTIPGENTPLETKPARARRTPAPKADAAEPETAADVEAGEVEAAGEVETETPVKAAAPAKAPKASATPAPGAEAPAAEVAEAGMNEEDAK; this comes from the coding sequence ATGACCGCGACGACGACGGAGCTTGCCGCGCCGGTCCTCGAGCGCCGCTCGATGTCGGGCGAGGTCCTCGGCTCGGTGCAGCTCGACCCCACGATCTTCGGTGTGGCGGTGAACGTTCCCCTCCTCCACCAGGTGATCACCGCCCAGCTCGCGAACCGCCGCTCCGGCACCCAGAGCACCAAGACGCGGGCCGAGGTCGCCGGCGGCTCCTCCAAGCCCTTCCGCCAGAAGGGCACGGGCAACGCCCGTCAGGGCTCGATCCGCGCCCCGCACTACTCCGGTGGTGGCGTCGCGCACGGACCGAAGCCCCGCAGCTACGCCCAGCGCACCCCGAAGAAGATGGTGCAGGCCGCGCTGCGCTGCGCCCTCTCGGACCGTGCCCGTGCCGGCGAGCTCCGCCTCGTCGACGCACTGACCTTCGAGAGCCCGAAGACCAAGGACGCGATCGCGACGCTCGCCGCGCTCGAGTGCGAGGGTCGCGTGTTGGTCGTGCTCGCGAAGGGCGAGGACAGCGCGCTGCGCTCCTTTCGCAACCTCTCGTACGTCGTGACGCTCCCGACCGACCAGCTGACCGCCTACGACGTGCTCGGTGCCGACGTCGTGGTCTTCACCGACGACACCATCCCCGGCGAGAACACGCCGCTCGAGACCAAGCCCGCCCGCGCCCGGCGCACCCCGGCCCCGAAGGCCGATGCCGCCGAGCCCGAGACCGCAGCCGATGTCGAGGCCGGCGAGGTCGAGGCCGCCGGCGAGGTCGAGACCGAAACCCCCGTGAAGGCCGCCGCCCCGGCGAAGGCCCCCAAGGCCAGCGCCACGCCGGCGCCCGGGGCCGAAGCGCCGGCGGCTGAGGTGGCCGAGGCCGGGATGAACGAGGAGGACGCGAAGTGA